From Pseudomonadota bacterium, one genomic window encodes:
- a CDS encoding S-(hydroxymethyl)glutathione dehydrogenase/class III alcohol dehydrogenase → MKCKAAIAWEPKKPLVIEEVEVAGPQEGEVLLKVHATGVCHTDAFTLSGEDPEGAFPCILGHEGGCEVVECGPGVKNLSVGDHVIPLYIAECGDCEYCNSTKSNLCQTIAPTIWTGFMPDGTRRFTCDGKDIYHYMGCSTFSEYTVVPEIALAKVSKAAPLDKVCLLGCGVTTGIGAVLNTAKVEPGASVAVFGLGGIGLSVIQGAVMAKAGRIIAVDLNPDKFEMAKALGATDFVNPADLSGSVTEAIVEMTNGGVDYSFECIGNVNVMRDALECCHMGWGVSTIIGVAGQGQEISTRPFQLVTGRRWQGTAFGGVKGRTELPGMVDQYMAGEINLDMMVTHTMGLEDINSAFDLMHEGKSIRSVVLM, encoded by the coding sequence ATGAAATGCAAAGCCGCCATCGCTTGGGAGCCCAAGAAGCCGCTTGTGATCGAAGAGGTTGAAGTCGCCGGACCCCAGGAAGGCGAGGTGTTGCTCAAGGTGCACGCCACCGGCGTGTGTCACACCGATGCCTTCACGCTGTCCGGTGAGGACCCGGAGGGGGCGTTCCCCTGCATCCTCGGGCACGAGGGCGGCTGCGAGGTGGTCGAGTGTGGCCCCGGGGTGAAGAACCTGTCCGTGGGTGACCATGTCATCCCGCTCTACATTGCCGAGTGCGGCGACTGCGAATACTGTAACAGCACGAAATCCAACCTCTGCCAGACCATTGCACCCACCATCTGGACCGGCTTCATGCCCGACGGCACGCGGCGGTTCACCTGCGATGGCAAAGACATCTACCACTACATGGGGTGTTCGACCTTTTCCGAGTACACGGTGGTGCCGGAAATCGCGCTCGCGAAGGTCAGCAAAGCCGCCCCTCTCGACAAGGTGTGTCTGCTCGGTTGTGGCGTGACGACCGGCATCGGCGCGGTGCTCAACACGGCCAAGGTCGAGCCGGGCGCGAGCGTCGCGGTGTTCGGTCTCGGCGGTATCGGCCTCTCGGTCATTCAGGGTGCGGTCATGGCCAAGGCCGGCCGTATCATCGCGGTGGACCTGAACCCGGACAAGTTCGAGATGGCCAAGGCGCTGGGCGCCACCGATTTCGTCAACCCGGCCGACCTTTCCGGCAGCGTCACTGAGGCGATTGTCGAGATGACCAACGGCGGTGTGGATTACTCCTTCGAGTGCATCGGCAACGTCAATGTCATGCGCGACGCGCTGGAGTGTTGTCACATGGGCTGGGGCGTGTCCACCATCATCGGCGTTGCCGGACAGGGACAGGAAATCTCCACGCGCCCGTTCCAGCTTGTGACCGGTCGCCGCTGGCAGGGCACCGCCTTCGGTGGCGTCAAGGGCCGCACCGAACTCCCGGGTATGGTTGACCAGTACATGGCCGGTGAGATCAACCTCGACATGATGGTGACCCACACCATGGGGCTCGAGGACATCAACTCGGCGTTCGACCTGATGCACGAGGGCAAGTCGATCCGGTCTGTGGTGCTCATGTGA
- a CDS encoding OmpA family protein produces MSSLALFGRERRRSDAGTEWLSVADLMAGLMLAFLLISVLLTQQALSQRDTVNSLAEEYRDGHAALAGALDREFSEQLKAWNARFDNETLTLSFDTPEVAFAPGGSEISDSYQRVLADFFPRYLDVILQHRHLVDELRIEGHTSSRWAEGTDPAIAYFNNMALSQARARAVLNHVFFLSTVRTERDWMSDKVVAVGMSSARPVLGPDGLEDFSLSRRVSFRVITNSDAQLRRIIERAAAGR; encoded by the coding sequence ATGAGCTCGCTGGCGCTGTTCGGTCGCGAGCGCAGGCGCTCGGATGCGGGCACCGAATGGCTGTCCGTTGCCGATCTGATGGCTGGCCTGATGCTCGCGTTCCTGCTGATCTCGGTGTTGCTGACGCAGCAGGCGTTGTCGCAGCGGGATACCGTGAACAGCCTTGCCGAGGAGTACCGGGACGGTCACGCGGCCCTGGCCGGCGCGCTTGACCGTGAGTTCAGTGAGCAACTCAAGGCCTGGAATGCACGCTTTGACAATGAAACCCTGACGCTGAGTTTCGATACGCCCGAAGTCGCCTTTGCCCCGGGCGGGAGTGAAATCAGCGACAGCTACCAACGGGTGCTTGCGGATTTTTTCCCGCGTTACCTCGATGTGATACTGCAGCATCGGCACCTCGTCGATGAGTTGCGGATCGAAGGCCACACCAGCAGCCGGTGGGCCGAGGGCACCGACCCGGCGATCGCGTACTTCAACAACATGGCTCTGTCACAGGCCCGTGCTCGGGCCGTGCTCAACCACGTGTTCTTCCTGTCGACCGTGCGCACCGAGCGCGATTGGATGTCGGACAAGGTTGTGGCTGTCGGGATGTCGTCTGCGCGGCCGGTTCTCGGGCCGGACGGACTCGAGGACTTTTCCTTGTCGCGGCGCGTGAGTTTCCGTGTTATCACCAACTCCGACGCGCAATTGCGCCGGATCATCGAGCGCGCTGCGGCCGGTCGTTGA
- a CDS encoding arginine N-succinyltransferase: MQQQDSERSGIGCLGILGIVVLTVCVTVVGTIWVINSQIFGNRFTPVVLDDDERQVLSTKLQAVGLGELAAPDDGDFSPQPYSEDPDNRTVSLSERELNALVARNTDAAERLALDLADDLISARLRVPLDPDFPFLGGKVLKASAGLSISYENDQPRVILRGASVWGVPIPNAWLGNVKNVDLVDQFGGEDGFWKQFAAGIDHIEVREGALSLTLRE, from the coding sequence ATGCAGCAGCAAGACAGTGAACGCAGCGGTATCGGCTGCCTCGGCATACTCGGCATTGTGGTCCTCACGGTGTGCGTGACCGTGGTCGGCACGATCTGGGTGATCAACAGCCAGATTTTCGGTAACCGGTTCACGCCGGTCGTGCTGGACGACGACGAACGGCAGGTGCTCAGCACCAAACTGCAAGCCGTGGGGCTCGGGGAATTGGCCGCACCCGACGACGGCGACTTCAGCCCGCAACCGTACTCGGAGGACCCCGACAATCGCACCGTCTCACTCAGCGAGCGTGAACTGAACGCGCTCGTTGCACGCAACACCGACGCCGCCGAACGCCTTGCACTCGACCTTGCGGACGATCTGATCAGTGCCCGGTTGCGTGTGCCGCTCGACCCGGATTTCCCGTTCCTTGGTGGCAAGGTACTCAAGGCCAGCGCCGGCCTCTCGATCAGCTACGAAAACGACCAGCCGCGGGTCATCCTACGCGGCGCAAGCGTCTGGGGTGTACCGATCCCCAATGCCTGGCTTGGCAATGTCAAGAACGTCGACCTGGTCGACCAGTTCGGTGGCGAGGACGGGTTCTGGAAGCAGTTTGCCGCGGGCATCGATCACATCGAGGTGCGCGAGGGAGCCCTGTCGTTGACGCTCCGAGAGTGA
- a CDS encoding gamma carbonic anhydrase family protein: MKYRLGEHRVQTGRNCFIAPSADVIGDVVLDDEVSVWFGAVLRGDNARIAIGRGSNVQDNSVIHVDDGFPVTVGERVTIGHKVMLHGCTIGDGALIGMNAVVLNGAVVGAGCLVGANALITEGTEVPPGHLVLGSPAKVIKPLDAAAQARMAAGAAHYVAKIAAYHALSPLSD, from the coding sequence GTGCAAACCGGGCGCAACTGCTTCATCGCGCCGAGCGCCGACGTCATCGGCGACGTCGTGCTCGACGACGAGGTCAGTGTGTGGTTCGGCGCCGTGCTGCGGGGCGACAACGCCCGTATCGCCATCGGACGCGGCAGCAACGTCCAGGACAACAGTGTGATCCACGTCGACGACGGCTTTCCGGTCACGGTCGGCGAACGGGTGACCATTGGCCACAAGGTGATGCTACATGGCTGCACCATCGGCGATGGAGCGTTGATCGGCATGAACGCCGTTGTGCTCAACGGCGCTGTCGTCGGTGCGGGCTGCCTGGTCGGCGCCAACGCGCTGATCACCGAAGGGACCGAGGTGCCGCCCGGGCACCTCGTGCTGGGTTCACCTGCGAAGGTGATCAAACCGCTTGATGCGGCTGCCCAGGCGCGGATGGCCGCTGGCGCCGCCCACTATGTCGCGAAGATCGCGGCGTACCACGCCCTGAGCCCCCTATCCGATTGA
- a CDS encoding MotA/TolQ/ExbB proton channel family protein, which produces MITDLFSAVIGQLLSFNLAGQFLWLIALSFIAFCWVLWRHGPSHRLVTAAPSLLISLGMLGTFAGIVIGLDEVGNADVQGELSGLLGGIGAAFHSSLAGMGLSILYRLLVALRPTREDRVQHGDDLAERLVAETANLGKYLRQANLDGREHSEYLIALTNAIADRSDDDNVLGRLAHLEASQRQVGADMLDALEQMQLSLALRGSAQPGSSDNVGTNERHAFERELRSHLGDIQSRLDQLPAQPDAELGANAGTGP; this is translated from the coding sequence GGCCAGTTCCTGTGGCTGATTGCACTGTCCTTTATCGCCTTCTGTTGGGTGCTCTGGCGTCATGGGCCGTCGCACCGGCTGGTCACGGCCGCGCCCAGCCTGCTGATTTCCCTCGGTATGCTCGGCACCTTTGCCGGCATCGTCATCGGCCTCGACGAAGTGGGCAATGCGGACGTGCAGGGTGAGCTCAGCGGTCTGCTCGGTGGCATCGGCGCCGCCTTTCACTCGAGTCTCGCCGGCATGGGCCTGTCGATTCTCTATCGATTGTTGGTGGCGTTGCGTCCGACTCGGGAGGACCGTGTCCAGCACGGTGACGACCTTGCGGAGCGGCTCGTCGCCGAAACCGCCAACCTCGGCAAGTACCTTCGCCAAGCCAACCTCGATGGACGGGAACACAGCGAATACCTGATTGCGCTGACCAACGCCATCGCCGATCGCAGTGACGATGACAACGTCCTCGGGCGCCTGGCACACCTCGAGGCCAGTCAACGGCAAGTGGGCGCCGACATGCTTGACGCACTCGAGCAGATGCAACTCAGCCTCGCCCTGCGTGGCAGTGCGCAACCGGGTTCGTCCGACAACGTCGGCACCAACGAGCGTCACGCCTTCGAAAGAGAGCTGCGTTCGCACCTGGGTGACATCCAGAGCCGGCTCGATCAACTGCCGGCGCAGCCCGATGCCGAGTTGGGCGCGAACGCCGGCACCGGGCCATGA
- the fghA gene encoding S-formylglutathione hydrolase has translation MERVERIREWGGWLERYTHASSACQCEMTFSIYLPPQAASEPVPTLYFLSGLTCTDDNVRTKAGAQRYAAEHGVALVMPDTSPRGEDVADEPDRYDLGKGAGFYVNATEAPWDAHYRMFDYVTDELVGLVEAHFPVQPGNKSVTGHSMGGHGALVCALRNPGAYKSASAFAPIANPVACGWGEGCFGAYLGSDRAGWQAYDATCLVQSGAAAPPLMIDQGMDDEFLADQLHPARLVAACEAQGVPLTYREQPGYDHSYHFIGTFIGEHIAWHARHLKG, from the coding sequence ATGGAACGCGTCGAGCGCATCCGCGAGTGGGGGGGGTGGCTGGAGCGGTACACCCACGCGTCGTCCGCCTGCCAATGCGAGATGACCTTCTCCATCTACCTGCCGCCGCAGGCGGCGTCGGAGCCGGTGCCGACGCTGTATTTCCTCTCGGGCCTGACCTGTACGGACGACAACGTGCGCACCAAGGCCGGTGCGCAACGCTACGCGGCCGAACACGGTGTTGCCCTGGTGATGCCCGACACGAGTCCGCGTGGGGAAGACGTCGCCGATGAACCCGATCGCTACGACCTCGGCAAAGGTGCCGGCTTCTACGTCAACGCGACCGAAGCGCCGTGGGATGCGCACTACCGTATGTTCGACTACGTGACTGACGAGCTCGTCGGTCTCGTTGAGGCGCACTTCCCGGTACAACCGGGCAACAAGTCGGTCACGGGCCACTCCATGGGCGGGCACGGGGCGCTGGTCTGCGCGCTGCGAAACCCGGGTGCCTACAAGAGCGCATCGGCCTTTGCGCCGATCGCAAACCCGGTGGCCTGCGGGTGGGGCGAAGGGTGTTTCGGCGCCTACCTTGGTTCGGATCGCGCCGGCTGGCAAGCGTACGACGCAACCTGCCTGGTGCAATCGGGGGCCGCGGCGCCGCCGTTGATGATCGACCAGGGCATGGACGACGAATTCCTCGCCGACCAGCTCCACCCGGCACGCCTGGTCGCGGCTTGTGAGGCACAGGGCGTCCCGTTGACGTACCGCGAGCAGCCGGGTTACGACCACAGCTACCATTTCATCGGCACGTTCATCGGCGAACACATCGCCTGGCACGCGCGCCACTTGAAGGGCTGA